The Hevea brasiliensis isolate MT/VB/25A 57/8 chromosome 9, ASM3005281v1, whole genome shotgun sequence nucleotide sequence gtgacatgtggcaccatgagatggtgatacatggcaccatatgatcttgccacttgtcttcctatgatggaagaccacatgtcatgatttaaatggagcttgacacttggcttcataggattaaatcaaataataacaagatgggatcttgtgatgacatgtggcaagggagttagggtttgaccaaggttataaagaaaaataagcCACTCACTCTTCCTCTCAAAAAGTGGACGGCAACTTGGAGTGTCTTTCTCCTCTCTTATTTTCTCACTCGATTCAAAGAGAAATCTCTATTTTCTTTGAGTTAGAATtgctagaaaaggtttctagtGTCCTAAATACCCATTAACCTTCACTAAAGCAATAAACCCTATCttaaaattggttgacaaggcttgagaagccaatctaggggctgccattgctactttggtgtgtgcttgtggtagacaaactagaggaacaacatttggggtcctaagaacatcatAAGATTGCATTAattgtgtatcaagaggttagtacctaaaaatccctcttttagttagggtttaattaaattaaaaattaaaccctaatctttaatggcaaatgaaattttaatgcatgctaaaatatgttttgatatgcaattggacattgaaaattgattaggttcataaaAAATTTGATATGATGCATGTaatcttagaaataatttttgaaatataaggTTCTAATGCCTAATAATCAAGCTTCCACTCCTTCAGGTGTACCAGACTAGCAGTTGCCAAGCTGAAGAGAAGGTGAAATACATGGCATGGACAAATGAAATGGATAGTTGCCTTACCAAGATACTTGTTGAGCAACCAAAAAGGGCAACAAAATGGATGGAACTTTGAAGGCTGAAGCATATATGATTACTGTTGCAAACATAAATGAAAAATTTGGGCTTTATTTGACTAAGGAGAATATCAAGAATAGGCTAAAAACATGGAAGAAGCAGTTTAAGATTTTAGTAGCTTCTTGCTCATAATGGATTTGAGTGAGATGGAGCACAAAAGATGGTTGTTGCAGAAAATTCAGTATGGAATGACTACGTCAAGGTGCATGCATGGACTTTGACATGTATTTATTTTCTTGATTAGTTTTTCTATTTTTTCATAATTCGTTGTCCAATGACTATTATGAAGCCTTTTATTCTGTCCACACCAGGATTTTTCGTGCAAAAGTCATTGAGAACTATGATCAGTTATGTCTCAGTTTGGGGAATTGTGATGATGCTTCGGAGACTATTGATGCCTTTCCTATTCAAGCTGGTATGGTGAAAGAcaaagtgaagaacatgatgtggACCAATGAAATGGCCCATTGCCTCAACAAGATCCTTGTGGTCGAGGAGCGACTGAGAGtgggaaataaaaataaattggaTAACAAATTAAAACCTGCCACATATGTAGCACCTGTATTGGCCGTGAATGAAAGGTTTCAACTTGACTTGGTGAAAGCTCATGTTAAAAACTGTCTGAAAACATGGAAGAAACAGTATGACATTAAGTAACTCTATGAACATAATGAATTTGAATGGAATGAGACGAGAAACGGTGCACATATCAGATTTTTTGGTTTGCAATTCATGCAATAACATGCATCATGAACATTTTATTATGCAGATGTGAAATAGTTTAttattttttacttctttttgaaGCATAGGAACCCTTATGCGAGGCAACTTCAAGGCCGGGTTATCAATAGCTTTGATGAACTGAGCATTATTATTGGCTGTGATGATCCCCCCTGAAAGTTCTCTAAATGGTGATGATACTAATTTTAATTTGGCTGCAGGTGGTGCAGCTGTGGATGCCGAAGATGCATTTAAAAATCAAAGTGACAATGCAAAAGAGAAAGGGAAGTATATATCCTGGACTGAAGAAATGGATCATTGCCTAACAGAGCTGCTGCTTGAGCAAGTTCTGCTTGGAAATAGGCTGGCGAAAAATTTTAAGGCTGCAGCTTATACCGCTGCTCTTACTGTTTTAAACAAAAAGTTTGCACTGGTGTTAACAAAGGAAAACATTAGAAACCGCTTAAAAACGTGGAGGAAACAGTATGGACTAGTGAAAGAACTCCTTTCTCATAGTGGATTTGAGTGGGATGAGAGACAAAAGATGGTTGTGGCTAGTGACTCCAAATGGAATGAATATATTAAGGTATGGTCCATATTATGTACATAAATGCATCCAATTAGGAAGCAACTTGATATTTGTTAATAAAAACAGCATGAGATGCTATACACAATGGACTCAAAACCCATTATCTTGTAAGCTAGTGATAAAATAATTTTGTGAAGAAGGAATATCAAAATGTAATTATGATATATTTTCGTTGAGCTCATGCCAAAAATTGTTGGGACAAAGCTGTGTTTAGCGTTTATGATGTCTAGCAATCATATTCGCATCACTATCTTTTTATTTCATCTTCCCTACCCAAGAATATTGAAAGAGTAACTTGTCATGCTCATTGGAGACAATTCTGAGAGATCCTAATGCATAGAAAATTTTGGATTACTTCAATAAAAATCCTAATGCAAATTCATTTTAACACCACCCCCGCCAACCCCACCCccacccccctccccccccccccaaaaaaaaaaaaagaataatgataataaataaaaataaaaataaaaaatctctAGTAATCTTTATAACTTTCATCTTTCCTATTGTtactttccttttattttcttctcACAGAAATCCTGATGCAAGACATTTGCGTGCAAAATCCATTGAGAACTTGAGTGAGTTGCAGATCATTGTTGGCAATGAGCTGGGTAGTAGAAACTGCTCTGGAACTGGTGCCAAATTTGTAAATCCTGTACAGAGCTATAAAGACCATGCTGAAACTCCATTAAATTTCTTGGTTGATGAAGAAATAAATGATGATAGTGCTGGTAATGACAGGCAAGAGTCAACTCAGTGGATATGGTCTAGGCCTTCATTATCACATCCCAAACAGCCAGACAAGAGGAGACTCGACTCAACTAAACTAAACTTTTATCCAAAAGATTTATCCAAACAGCCAGACAAGAGGAGACGTGTTGATGAAATTATGGTAGAATTGATGAGTACCATTGCCACAAACACTGGTAAGATAGCTGATGCATTAACAGAAAATAACAACAATGTTTGCTTGGATGAGGTTTTTAAGATGGTGCAGAATATACCAGGCTTTGATGATGATATGATTATTGATGCTTGTGAGTATCTGTCATCTGAAGAGAGTAGAGCCAGAATGTTCATGAAATTAGATGACAGATTGAGAACACTTTGGCTTTTGAAACGTTTGCGTGATCAGGGCAGTTAAATATTGCAATAAACTGAATCATTCATTTTTAATATTGGCTAACTTGAATTTAGTTCACGGAATCAAAATTTCTATGTATAGAAAAGCCTTGAAGAATCAAGATAAAGCTTTCAAATTTCAACATATTCCATCTCTTATATATATTTGGTTAAGATTGAATACGAACTGTGTTTGCAGAAGGCCACAAGCTTTTATGTCACATCCCTAGCTTATGTAGTGCTCGCTGCTTAGCGTTAAAAAGAGGAGTTTCTGCACTTGCGGTGTTGCTCCTTAATTTGTTTGTCAAATATGATTTGTCTCCCCAAGTTATCAAATTTGTTTATCTGAATATGGTTTTATGTTTGTGTCTACGCGCCTTGTTAGTTCTTTCTATTTGTACATCGATAAGTCATCGTATTGTTTGCTCAGTCTCACCCTGTTGGAGGCAACAATGAACCATTCTTGTCTAACGAGTGCAGAGACTATGTCTTTTTACCTTAATTTCATGTGCAAGGATTGTAGACCGTCTCTGTACAATTAGATTGATGTTCCGCAATGCAACAAACTGTATCTCAGGTTCTGCAGAAAGTAATGTCACAAGAGGCGGAGCCATCTTCTTGCACAGATTTTGAACAACATCAGTGCTAGTGATTAAGTTCCATTTGTTGAAGGATCATCTATAAAGGTGAAAATGAGAAAAACAATGTAAGAACTGATTGAATTTAGACAAGTTGAATAATATCAAAGGTATCAACATTAAAAATGATAAAGCAGAACAGCAGCAAAACAATGACAGCATATCAACTTAACAGCTGAAAGCACAACCGCACAATTAGCATGATGTAGACATGTAGTTGTGGAGTAACTCGCTCCACTATATTTTCAATCTCACGAGTATCAGCTGCTTTGTATCTAGAAAGGGCATCCAGTATAAAAACTTGGCCCCACCTGAAAATGGTACAAAATAAACAACTTAGACAAGCACCAAACAAAGAGGTTGCCTGCATAAAAAATTTCCGAGAGcttcaagaaaattaagttaaagattaattaaaaaaaaaaaaaaacttattgcTAGTGATAAAATCCAAAGCATGACTAGGTACTAGAACATAAATCTGCACAATAAGCACTACATAAAAATGCAACACACAGGCAAGAGAGACAAAGAACAGAGTGTACACAACAGTACAAGGTTGTTC carries:
- the LOC131183071 gene encoding uncharacterized protein At2g29880-like gives rise to the protein MIPPESSLNGDDTNFNLAAGGAAVDAEDAFKNQSDNAKEKGKYISWTEEMDHCLTELLLEQVLLGNRLAKNFKAAAYTAALTVLNKKFALVLTKENIRNRLKTWRKQYGLVKELLSHSGFEWDERQKMVVASDSKWNEYIKKS